One genomic window of Ruminococcus gauvreauii includes the following:
- the ilvD gene encoding dihydroxy-acid dehydratase translates to MRSDAVKKGVQQAPHRSLFNALGMTKEEMDKPLIGIVSSYNEIVPGHMNLDKIVEAVKMGVALAGGVPRVFPAIAVCDGIAMGHIGMKYSLVTRDLIADSTEAMALAHQFDALVMVPNCDKNVPGLLMAAARINVPTVFVSGGPMLAGHVKGHKTSLSSMFEAVGAHAAGKYSDADVEEYECKACPTCGSCSGMYTANSMNCLTEVLGMGLQGNGTIPAVYSERIRLAKHAGMQVMELLKKDIRPRDIMTEEAVINALTVDMALGCSTNSMLHLPAIAHEIGMDFKIPYANEISAKTPNLCHLAPAGPTYMEDLNEAGGVYAVMNELNKKGLLNTECMTVTGKTVGENIKDCINLNPEVIRPIENPYSETGGLAVLQGNLAPDGSVVKRSAVVEEMLVHEGPARVFECEEDASEAILSGKIKEGDVVVIRYEGPKGGPGMREMLNPTSQIAGMGLGSSVALITDGRFSGASRGASIGHVSPEAAVGGPIALIEEGDMIRIDIPNNSLNVGVSDEEMAARKKKWQPKQPKVTTGYLARYASMVTSGDRGAVLEIPKN, encoded by the coding sequence ATGAGAAGTGATGCAGTAAAAAAAGGCGTGCAGCAGGCGCCGCACAGATCTCTGTTCAATGCGCTTGGAATGACAAAAGAAGAGATGGATAAACCACTGATCGGTATTGTGAGCTCTTATAACGAAATCGTACCGGGACATATGAACCTGGATAAGATTGTAGAGGCGGTTAAGATGGGCGTCGCACTCGCCGGAGGCGTACCGCGCGTATTTCCGGCGATCGCTGTCTGTGACGGCATCGCGATGGGACACATAGGTATGAAGTATTCACTGGTCACAAGAGACCTGATCGCAGATTCAACAGAGGCTATGGCACTGGCACATCAGTTTGATGCACTTGTAATGGTTCCGAATTGTGATAAGAATGTTCCCGGTCTTCTGATGGCGGCAGCGAGAATCAATGTTCCTACCGTGTTTGTGAGCGGCGGTCCGATGCTGGCAGGTCATGTCAAAGGACACAAAACAAGTCTCTCCAGCATGTTTGAGGCAGTGGGCGCACATGCGGCGGGAAAATACTCAGATGCGGATGTGGAAGAATATGAGTGCAAGGCATGTCCGACCTGTGGTTCATGTTCCGGAATGTATACGGCAAACAGCATGAACTGCCTGACGGAAGTACTCGGCATGGGCCTTCAGGGAAACGGCACGATCCCGGCCGTGTATTCCGAACGGATCCGTCTCGCGAAACATGCGGGGATGCAGGTGATGGAACTTTTGAAAAAGGATATCCGTCCGCGTGATATCATGACGGAAGAAGCAGTGATCAATGCGCTGACTGTTGATATGGCGCTCGGCTGCTCGACGAACAGTATGCTGCATCTGCCTGCGATCGCACATGAGATTGGAATGGACTTTAAAATTCCGTATGCGAATGAGATCAGCGCAAAGACCCCGAATCTGTGCCACCTGGCACCGGCAGGACCGACTTATATGGAAGATCTCAATGAGGCCGGCGGTGTCTATGCAGTCATGAATGAACTGAACAAAAAAGGACTGCTGAACACAGAATGCATGACAGTAACGGGTAAGACCGTCGGAGAAAATATCAAAGACTGTATAAATCTGAATCCGGAAGTTATCCGTCCGATTGAAAATCCATACAGTGAGACCGGGGGGCTTGCGGTACTGCAGGGCAACCTTGCGCCTGACGGCAGTGTCGTCAAGCGTTCTGCGGTTGTCGAGGAGATGCTGGTACACGAAGGACCTGCACGTGTGTTTGAATGTGAGGAGGATGCAAGTGAGGCGATCCTTTCCGGAAAGATAAAGGAAGGCGATGTTGTGGTCATCCGCTATGAAGGACCCAAAGGAGGACCGGGGATGCGTGAGATGCTGAACCCAACTTCCCAGATAGCAGGAATGGGTCTCGGTTCTTCTGTAGCCCTGATCACGGACGGAAGATTCAGCGGAGCATCCAGAGGGGCTTCGATCGGCCATGTTTCACCGGAAGCGGCAGTTGGAGGACCGATCGCTCTTATTGAAGAAGGAGATATGATCCGGATTGACATTCCGAATAACAGTCTGAATGTCGGAGTGAGTGATGAGGAAATGGCAGCCAGGAAGAAAAAATGGCAGCCGAAGCAGCCGAAAGTCACGACAGGCTATCTGGCGCGTTACGCTTCCATGGTAACTTCGGGGGACCGCGGTGCCGTACTGGAAATTCCGAAAAATTAA
- the leuB gene encoding 3-isopropylmalate dehydrogenase — protein sequence MEYNIALIPGDGIGPEIVGEAKNVLDKVCEKFKHEFHYTTLLLGGASIDANGVPLTDETIAQAKASDAILMGSIGGDAATSPWYQLEPSKRPEAGLLAIRKALNLFANLRPAYLYEELKAACPLRDDIIGAGFDMMIMRELTGGLYFGERRTVEENGVRKAIDTLTYDENEIRRIAKRGFDIAMKRRRKVTSVDKANVLDSSRLWRSVVEEVAKDYPEVTLEHMLVDNCAMQLVRNPGQFDVILTENMFGDILSDEASMVTGSIGMLSSASLNETKLGLYEPSHGSAPDIAGKNMANPIATILSAAMMLRYSLDLDEEADAVEAAVKKVLADGYRTVDIMSDGCTQLGTVEMGRMIVQNI from the coding sequence ATGGAATATAACATAGCGTTGATTCCGGGCGATGGAATCGGTCCGGAAATTGTCGGAGAAGCAAAGAACGTACTGGATAAGGTATGCGAAAAATTCAAGCATGAGTTTCATTATACAACTCTGCTGCTGGGCGGAGCATCCATTGATGCGAACGGTGTCCCGCTGACAGACGAGACGATCGCTCAGGCAAAGGCATCGGATGCCATTCTGATGGGCTCGATCGGAGGGGATGCCGCGACATCTCCCTGGTATCAGCTGGAACCGTCCAAACGGCCGGAGGCAGGACTTCTGGCGATCCGCAAAGCCCTGAACCTGTTCGCGAATCTGCGCCCGGCATATCTTTATGAGGAGCTCAAGGCGGCGTGCCCGCTGCGTGATGATATCATCGGAGCAGGATTTGATATGATGATCATGCGTGAGCTGACGGGCGGACTGTATTTTGGAGAACGCAGAACAGTCGAGGAAAACGGGGTCAGAAAAGCGATTGATACTCTGACATACGATGAAAATGAAATACGCAGGATAGCGAAAAGAGGATTTGACATTGCCATGAAACGCCGCAGGAAGGTGACGAGTGTCGATAAGGCAAACGTCCTGGATTCCTCCAGGCTGTGGAGAAGCGTTGTTGAGGAAGTGGCAAAAGATTATCCGGAAGTGACACTGGAACACATGCTGGTGGACAACTGCGCGATGCAGCTGGTCAGAAATCCGGGGCAGTTCGATGTGATCCTTACGGAAAATATGTTTGGCGATATTCTGTCGGATGAGGCCAGTATGGTAACCGGATCGATCGGCATGCTGTCTTCAGCAAGCCTTAATGAGACGAAACTGGGACTCTACGAACCGAGTCATGGCTCTGCACCGGATATTGCGGGCAAAAACATGGCAAATCCGATCGCAACGATCCTTTCAGCTGCCATGATGCTGCGCTATTCGCTGGATCTTGATGAGGAGGCGGATGCAGTGGAAGCGGCCGTGAAAAAAGTTCTCGCGGATGGTTACCGCACCGTGGATATTATGTCGGATGGCTGTACGCAGCTTGGAACTGTTGAAATGGGCAGAATGATTGTTCAGAACATATAG
- the yajC gene encoding preprotein translocase subunit YajC has product MIASATASSANSGLLGTGSMILWLVVLFGLMYFLMIRPQKKEQKRVGAMLSDLAVGDAIVTTSGFYGIVIDITDEDVIVEFGNNKNCRIPMRKAAIAEVEKAEEVQNN; this is encoded by the coding sequence ATGATAGCATCTGCAACGGCTTCTTCTGCCAACTCAGGATTGCTTGGTACCGGTTCTATGATCTTATGGCTGGTAGTATTATTTGGACTGATGTATTTTCTGATGATCCGTCCTCAGAAAAAAGAACAGAAACGTGTGGGGGCAATGCTTTCCGATCTTGCAGTCGGCGATGCGATTGTTACGACCAGCGGATTTTATGGGATTGTGATCGACATCACAGATGAGGATGTCATTGTAGAGTTCGGCAACAATAAAAACTGCCGTATTCCGATGAGAAAAGCTGCCATTGCGGAAGTGGAAAAAGCGGAAGAGGTACAGAATAACTGA
- the ilvB gene encoding biosynthetic-type acetolactate synthase large subunit has protein sequence MQLTGSEIIIECLKEQGVDTVFGYPGGTILNVYDELYRHQDEINHILTSHEQGASHAADGYARATGKVGVCFATSGPGATNLVTGIATAYMDSIPIVAITANVGVPLLGKDSFQEIDIAGVVMPITKHSMIVKDVTKLADTIRRAFHIAQSGRPGPVLVDVTKDVTALKAEYSYREPEVVIPSTEKLTMHDIEQAVQMIAKAKKPFIMIGGGAILADAAEEVRTFVHKVNAPVASSLMGKGAFPEDDELYTGMIGMHGTKTSNLGVMESDLLITIGARFSDRVTGNTETFARKAKILQIDVDAAEINKNVVVDASVIGDVKEVLKLLNEQIPKQGHEEWLEHIRDMKERYPMQYNTTGLTGPCVIEALYEATNGEAIVTTDVGQHQMWAAQYYKYTQPRTFITSGGLGTMGYGLGAAIGAKFGRPDKIVVNVGGDGCFRMNMNEIATAVRNELPIIQLVINNHVLGMVRQWQTLFYEKRYSHTVLNDKTDFVKVAEAMGAVGIRVTKKSEIVPALKKAIELNTTVVIDCQIDSDDKVFPMVPAGASIEEVFDEQDLIIKE, from the coding sequence ATGCAGTTAACAGGTTCAGAGATTATTATAGAATGTTTGAAGGAACAGGGTGTAGACACTGTTTTTGGATATCCGGGAGGGACGATCCTGAATGTATATGATGAATTATATCGTCATCAGGACGAGATCAACCATATTTTGACTTCACACGAACAGGGTGCGTCACACGCGGCTGATGGATATGCGAGAGCTACCGGAAAAGTCGGCGTCTGTTTTGCTACCTCAGGTCCGGGTGCGACCAACCTGGTAACAGGTATCGCAACGGCGTATATGGATTCGATTCCGATCGTTGCAATCACCGCGAACGTGGGAGTTCCGCTGCTTGGAAAAGACAGTTTTCAGGAGATTGACATTGCCGGTGTGGTGATGCCGATCACGAAACACAGCATGATCGTAAAAGATGTCACGAAACTGGCAGATACGATTCGCAGAGCGTTTCATATTGCACAGTCCGGCCGTCCGGGACCGGTGCTCGTGGATGTGACAAAAGATGTCACAGCTTTAAAAGCGGAATATTCTTACCGTGAACCGGAAGTGGTTATTCCGAGTACGGAAAAACTCACAATGCATGATATTGAGCAGGCAGTTCAGATGATCGCAAAGGCGAAAAAGCCGTTTATCATGATCGGAGGAGGCGCAATTCTCGCGGATGCCGCGGAGGAAGTCCGCACATTTGTACATAAGGTCAACGCCCCGGTGGCATCTTCCCTGATGGGAAAAGGTGCGTTCCCGGAGGACGATGAGCTTTATACCGGAATGATCGGCATGCACGGAACAAAGACATCAAACCTCGGGGTAATGGAGAGCGACCTCCTGATCACGATCGGAGCGCGGTTCAGTGATCGTGTGACGGGGAATACGGAAACATTCGCGCGTAAGGCGAAGATTCTCCAGATTGATGTGGATGCGGCTGAGATTAACAAAAACGTGGTGGTGGATGCCAGCGTTATCGGCGATGTGAAAGAAGTACTGAAGCTTTTAAACGAGCAGATTCCAAAGCAGGGGCATGAAGAATGGCTGGAGCATATCCGGGATATGAAAGAACGGTATCCGATGCAGTACAATACGACCGGGCTTACCGGACCGTGCGTAATTGAAGCACTGTACGAGGCGACGAACGGTGAAGCAATCGTGACGACAGATGTAGGTCAGCACCAGATGTGGGCGGCTCAGTATTATAAATATACACAGCCGCGTACGTTTATCACTTCCGGCGGCCTTGGAACGATGGGATACGGTCTCGGAGCTGCCATTGGGGCCAAATTCGGAAGACCGGATAAGATAGTTGTCAACGTCGGCGGAGACGGCTGCTTCCGTATGAATATGAATGAGATCGCCACAGCCGTGCGCAATGAGCTGCCGATTATCCAGCTGGTGATCAATAACCATGTGCTGGGGATGGTGAGACAGTGGCAGACGTTGTTCTATGAGAAACGATATTCGCATACGGTATTGAATGACAAGACGGATTTTGTGAAGGTTGCGGAAGCCATGGGTGCAGTCGGTATACGGGTAACGAAGAAGTCTGAGATCGTGCCGGCGCTTAAAAAGGCAATCGAACTGAATACGACGGTTGTGATCGACTGTCAGATCGACAGTGATGATAAAGTATTCCCGATGGTTCCTGCGGGAGCATCCATCGAGGAAGTTTTTGATGAACAGGATTTAATAATTAAAGAGTAA
- a CDS encoding 2-hydroxyacyl-CoA dehydratase: protein MKYTLGIDIGSTTVKIAVLDKEHRLLFSDYERHFANIQETLAALLDKACRQTGDLTVHPVITGSGGLALANHLKIPFVQEVIAVSSSLQELAPKTDVAIELGGEDAKIIYFEGGSIEQRMNGICAGGTGSFIDQMASLLQTDAVGLNEYAKHYKALYPIAARCGVFAKSDIQPLINEGATKEDLSASIFQAVVNQTISGLACGKPIRGHIAFLGGPLHFLSELKHAFIRTLNLDEEHTIVPDNSHLFAAIGSAMNAKEEISHSMRALQTQLAASVKLDFEVDRMEPLFASDAEYESFNSRQSRYNVRTSDLGSYEGNCYLGIDAGSTTTKAALVAEDGSLLYSFYDNNNGSPLATTIKAIQEIYSHLPKKANIAWSCSTGYGEALIKAALMLDEGEVETVSHYYAAAFFNPKVDCILDIGGQDMKCIKIKDGVVDSVQLNEACSSGCGSFIETFAKSLNYSVEDFARAALFAKNPIDLGTRCTVFMNSKVKQAQKEGAEVSDISAGLAYSVIKNALYKVIKVSDASELGKHIVVQGGTFYNDAVLRSFEKIADCEAVRPDIAGIMGAFGAALIARERYEEDAVTSMLPIDKINTLKFTTSMANCKGCTNNCRLTINRFSGGRQFISGNRCERGIGKEKNKDHIPNLFEYKYQRIFGYEPLPADQAVRGQVGIPRVLNMFENYPFWFTFFTALKYQVVLSPTSTRRIYELGIESIPSESECYPAKLAHGHVTWLIRQGVKFIFYPCIPYERTEFEDSVNHYNCPIVTSYAENIKNNVDELNDDSIIFRNPFMAFTNEKVLTERLVKEFPDIPDDEIRKAAHEAWLEQDAQRKDIMRKGEETLTWMEQHGRHGIVLAGRPYHIDPEIHHGIPDLINSYGVAVLTEDAVSHLAPLERPIRVNDQWMYHTRLYAAANFVKEREDLDLIQLNSFGCGLDAVTTDEVSEILMHSGKIYTCLKIDEVNNLGAARIRVRSLLAAIRTREKFCINRTVAPSSIEKVSFTKEMRKTYTILCPQMSPIHFKILGPAFNAAGYRLEVLPNDNKEAVDVGLKYVNNDACYPSLMVVGQIMQALLSGKYDLDHVAIIMSQTGGGCRASNYIAFIRRALEKAGMSHIPVISINLSGLESNPGFKITPDLAIRLAYACVFGDILMKCIYRMRPYEKKKGSANRLHRKWEKICIDFITAKRMSHTRFKQICRTIIRDFDHLPITDEKKPRVGIVGEILVKFLPAANNHLAELLEREGAEPVVPDLIDFMCYCFYNQNFKSKYLGTKQSTARMANIAIRGIEWLRSAATKEFEKSKHFDPPAKIEDLARMAAPIVSIGNQTGEGWFLTGEMMELIHNNAKNIVCTQPFGCLPNHIVGKGVIKEIRREYPDANIVAIDYDPGASEVNQLNRIKLMLSTAVKNMDH, encoded by the coding sequence ATGAAATATACGTTAGGTATTGACATCGGTTCCACAACCGTTAAAATCGCAGTTTTAGATAAAGAACATCGTCTCCTTTTCTCAGATTACGAACGGCATTTCGCGAATATACAGGAGACCCTTGCGGCGCTTCTCGACAAAGCCTGCCGCCAGACCGGCGACCTTACCGTCCATCCGGTCATCACGGGATCCGGCGGACTGGCTCTTGCCAATCACCTCAAAATTCCCTTTGTCCAGGAGGTCATTGCCGTGTCGTCCTCTCTGCAGGAGCTGGCGCCTAAGACAGATGTCGCAATCGAACTTGGCGGTGAAGACGCCAAGATTATTTATTTTGAGGGAGGTTCCATTGAGCAGCGTATGAATGGGATCTGCGCCGGAGGTACCGGTTCTTTTATCGACCAGATGGCATCCCTGCTTCAGACAGACGCAGTCGGCCTGAACGAATACGCCAAACATTACAAAGCGCTCTACCCGATCGCAGCCAGATGCGGCGTATTTGCAAAATCCGATATACAGCCCCTGATCAATGAGGGCGCCACAAAGGAAGATCTGTCCGCTTCCATCTTTCAGGCAGTCGTCAACCAGACGATCAGCGGACTGGCCTGCGGAAAACCGATCCGCGGACATATCGCCTTTCTCGGTGGTCCGCTGCATTTCCTGTCAGAGCTGAAACATGCGTTTATCCGCACTCTGAATCTCGATGAAGAACATACGATCGTTCCCGATAACTCACATCTGTTTGCCGCCATCGGGTCTGCCATGAATGCAAAAGAAGAAATCAGTCATTCCATGCGCGCGCTGCAGACACAGCTGGCCGCCAGCGTCAAACTGGATTTTGAGGTTGACCGTATGGAGCCGCTGTTCGCTTCCGATGCCGAATACGAATCCTTCAACAGCCGTCAGAGCCGCTATAACGTGAGAACTTCTGATCTCGGCAGTTACGAAGGAAATTGTTATCTCGGCATTGACGCCGGATCCACAACAACAAAAGCCGCTCTCGTCGCGGAAGACGGTTCCCTGCTGTATTCTTTTTATGACAACAACAACGGAAGTCCTCTGGCAACGACGATAAAGGCAATCCAGGAGATTTACAGTCATCTTCCCAAAAAAGCAAACATCGCCTGGTCATGCTCTACCGGTTACGGGGAAGCGCTCATCAAGGCGGCACTGATGCTCGACGAAGGGGAAGTCGAAACGGTATCCCATTATTACGCCGCCGCTTTCTTCAATCCCAAAGTGGACTGTATCCTTGACATCGGCGGACAGGACATGAAATGTATCAAGATCAAAGACGGGGTCGTCGACAGCGTACAGCTGAACGAAGCCTGCTCTTCCGGCTGCGGTTCGTTCATTGAGACTTTTGCGAAATCTCTGAACTACAGCGTGGAAGATTTTGCCAGGGCAGCGCTGTTTGCGAAAAATCCCATCGATCTCGGTACACGCTGTACCGTATTCATGAATTCTAAAGTAAAGCAGGCGCAAAAGGAAGGCGCTGAAGTCTCCGATATTTCTGCGGGACTGGCATACTCTGTGATCAAAAATGCCCTCTATAAAGTCATCAAGGTGTCTGACGCTTCAGAACTCGGCAAACACATCGTTGTACAGGGCGGTACTTTCTACAACGACGCCGTGCTGCGAAGCTTTGAGAAAATCGCGGACTGTGAGGCGGTACGGCCGGATATTGCCGGCATCATGGGCGCGTTCGGCGCCGCCCTGATCGCACGGGAACGCTATGAGGAAGACGCCGTCACATCGATGCTTCCGATCGATAAGATCAATACCCTGAAGTTTACCACCTCCATGGCAAACTGCAAGGGATGCACGAATAACTGCCGCCTGACCATCAACCGATTCAGCGGCGGGCGTCAGTTTATCAGCGGAAACCGCTGTGAGCGCGGAATTGGGAAAGAAAAGAACAAAGATCATATTCCTAACCTGTTTGAATACAAATACCAGAGGATCTTCGGATATGAACCGCTTCCTGCCGATCAGGCAGTGCGCGGTCAGGTCGGTATCCCGCGCGTACTCAACATGTTTGAGAACTATCCGTTCTGGTTCACCTTTTTTACAGCCCTGAAATATCAGGTCGTGCTCTCGCCGACCTCAACACGCAGGATCTACGAGCTCGGGATCGAATCGATTCCCAGCGAATCGGAGTGTTACCCCGCCAAGCTGGCACACGGTCACGTGACCTGGCTGATCCGCCAGGGGGTAAAGTTCATCTTCTACCCGTGTATTCCGTATGAGAGAACGGAATTTGAGGATTCCGTCAACCATTATAACTGTCCGATCGTCACATCATACGCGGAGAACATCAAAAACAACGTGGATGAACTGAATGATGATTCCATTATTTTCAGGAATCCTTTCATGGCATTTACGAATGAGAAGGTGCTGACGGAACGTCTTGTAAAAGAATTTCCGGATATCCCGGACGATGAGATCCGCAAAGCCGCGCATGAGGCGTGGCTGGAACAGGATGCGCAGAGAAAAGACATCATGCGGAAAGGCGAGGAGACCCTGACCTGGATGGAACAGCACGGCCGCCACGGCATCGTACTCGCCGGGCGCCCCTACCATATCGATCCGGAAATCCATCACGGCATCCCGGACCTGATCAACTCGTACGGTGTCGCGGTTCTTACAGAGGATGCCGTATCGCATCTGGCGCCGCTTGAGCGCCCGATAAGGGTCAACGACCAGTGGATGTACCATACACGGCTTTATGCCGCCGCCAACTTCGTCAAGGAGCGGGAAGATCTGGACCTGATCCAGCTGAACTCTTTTGGCTGCGGCCTGGATGCCGTCACGACGGATGAGGTCAGTGAAATCCTCATGCACAGCGGAAAAATCTATACCTGTCTGAAGATCGACGAGGTGAACAACCTGGGGGCAGCACGTATCAGGGTCCGCTCCCTGCTCGCAGCAATCAGAACCCGTGAAAAATTCTGTATCAACCGGACCGTCGCGCCGTCTTCCATAGAGAAGGTCTCCTTCACGAAAGAAATGCGGAAGACATATACCATCCTGTGTCCGCAGATGTCACCGATCCATTTCAAGATCCTCGGCCCGGCGTTCAACGCCGCGGGTTACCGGCTGGAAGTACTGCCAAATGACAATAAAGAGGCTGTTGATGTGGGACTGAAGTACGTAAACAATGACGCCTGCTACCCCTCTCTCATGGTAGTCGGGCAGATCATGCAGGCACTGTTGTCCGGAAAATATGATCTGGATCATGTCGCGATCATCATGTCGCAGACCGGCGGAGGCTGCCGTGCGTCCAATTACATCGCCTTCATCCGCCGCGCACTGGAAAAAGCGGGAATGTCACACATTCCGGTAATTTCCATCAACTTAAGCGGTCTGGAGAGCAATCCCGGTTTCAAGATCACACCGGATCTCGCGATACGTCTGGCATACGCCTGCGTGTTCGGTGATATCCTGATGAAATGCATCTACCGGATGAGGCCCTATGAAAAGAAAAAAGGCTCCGCCAACCGTCTTCACCGGAAATGGGAAAAGATCTGTATCGATTTCATAACTGCAAAACGGATGAGTCATACCCGTTTCAAACAGATCTGCCGCACCATCATCCGCGACTTTGATCACCTGCCGATCACCGATGAGAAGAAACCACGCGTGGGTATCGTCGGAGAGATCCTGGTAAAATTCCTGCCGGCCGCCAATAATCATCTGGCAGAGCTTCTGGAACGTGAAGGTGCCGAACCAGTCGTCCCGGATCTGATCGATTTCATGTGTTACTGTTTTTATAATCAGAATTTCAAATCCAAATATCTGGGAACCAAACAGTCAACCGCCAGGATGGCGAACATCGCAATCAGGGGAATCGAATGGCTGAGAAGCGCCGCCACGAAAGAGTTCGAGAAGAGTAAGCACTTTGACCCGCCGGCAAAGATTGAAGATCTCGCCAGAATGGCTGCTCCGATCGTATCGATCGGTAACCAGACGGGTGAAGGATGGTTCCTGACCGGGGAAATGATGGAACTGATACATAACAACGCGAAGAATATCGTGTGCACCCAGCCGTTTGGATGTCTGCCGAACCACATCGTCGGAAAAGGCGTGATTAAGGAGATCAGACGCGAATATCCGGATGCCAACATCGTAGCCATCGATTATGATCCGGGGGCAAGTGAAGTCAACCAGCTGAACCGCATCAAGCTGATGCTCTCCACGGCTGTGAAAAACATGGATCACTGA
- the tgt gene encoding tRNA guanosine(34) transglycosylase Tgt encodes MYQIIHRNGLAKRARLITVHGVIETPVFMNVGTAAAIKGAVATTDLKDIRTQVQLSNTYHLHVRPGDEVVKKLGGLHRFMNWDRPILTDSGGFQVFSLGELRKIKEEGVYFRSHVDGRKIFMGPEESMQIQSNLGSTIAMAFDECPSSVASREYVQNSVDRTTRWLKRCRTEMARLNTVEDTINPHQLLFGINQGAIFPDIRIDHAKAISELELDGYAVGGLAVGESHAEMYHILDEVVPHLPSEKPTYLMGVGTPANILEAVSRGVDFFDCVYPSRNGRHGHVYTNRGKLNMLNAKYELDDAPIEEGCGCPACTHYSRAYIRHLLKAKEMLGMRLCVLHNLYFYNTMMEEIRQAIEEERYQEYKAAKLQGFQENDKKQ; translated from the coding sequence ATGTATCAGATCATTCACAGAAACGGCCTCGCGAAAAGGGCAAGGCTTATAACTGTTCACGGAGTGATTGAGACTCCGGTATTTATGAATGTCGGCACTGCGGCGGCAATCAAGGGGGCTGTGGCGACGACGGATTTAAAAGACATCAGAACACAGGTGCAGCTGTCAAATACGTATCATCTCCATGTCAGACCGGGCGACGAGGTGGTAAAAAAACTGGGCGGTCTGCATAGATTTATGAACTGGGACCGCCCGATCCTGACAGACTCCGGTGGTTTTCAGGTGTTTTCGCTGGGGGAGCTGCGCAAGATCAAAGAGGAAGGGGTGTATTTCCGGTCACATGTCGACGGCAGGAAAATCTTTATGGGACCGGAGGAGAGCATGCAGATTCAGTCTAACCTGGGTTCTACGATCGCAATGGCATTTGATGAATGCCCGTCCAGCGTCGCATCCAGGGAATACGTGCAGAATTCTGTGGACAGGACCACGCGCTGGCTGAAACGCTGCCGGACAGAGATGGCGCGGCTGAACACTGTGGAAGATACGATTAATCCGCATCAGCTGCTTTTCGGCATTAATCAGGGAGCGATCTTTCCGGATATCCGTATCGATCACGCGAAAGCAATCTCCGAACTGGAACTTGACGGATATGCAGTGGGAGGACTGGCAGTCGGAGAGAGTCATGCGGAGATGTACCATATTCTGGACGAGGTAGTCCCGCACCTGCCGTCGGAAAAACCAACGTATCTGATGGGAGTCGGCACCCCCGCAAATATTCTGGAGGCGGTGTCGAGAGGGGTCGATTTCTTTGACTGTGTATATCCGAGCAGAAACGGCCGGCACGGGCATGTCTATACCAACCGCGGGAAACTGAACATGCTGAACGCAAAATATGAGCTGGACGATGCCCCGATCGAAGAAGGCTGCGGATGTCCGGCATGCACACATTACAGCAGGGCTTATATTCGGCATCTGCTGAAGGCAAAAGAGATGCTGGGTATGCGTCTCTGTGTACTGCACAACCTGTATTTTTACAATACGATGATGGAGGAAATCCGCCAGGCGATCGAGGAGGAACGTTATCAGGAATACAAAGCGGCAAAACTGCAGGGGTTTCAGGAAAACGACAAAAAACAGTAA